GCAGTTACGGATTTCTTTACAATGGCGATTGGCGGTGTTGCAGTAGGAATCGGAGCAGGTTTGGTTTTTGGAAAATTTTTAAGATTAATTCCTTCCAATTCTAATATTGATACCGTAATTACTCTGATTGTTCCTTACGTAATGTACGTTGCAGCAGAACATTTTCATTTTTCTGGAGTTTTGGCGGTTGTTGCAGGAGGATTGTTGATGTCTTATAATTCGCATTGTTATTTAAGCCATACTTCGAGAATTCAGACCGGAAATGTTTGGAGCGTCGTTATTTTCTTAATGAATACCATTATTTTTATTTTAATTGGGCTTGAATTACCGATTGTAGTTGGCGCAATGAAAGACTATACAATTTCAGAAGGTATTTTTTACAGTATTGTGATTGGAGGTGCTATCATTTTCACTCGTTTGGCTTACAGTTATGCAATTGTTTATGTTCCAAGATTGTTGTCTAAAAAAGTTCGGCAGGAAAATCCAAAACCCGACTGGAAAGAACCTTTTATCATCAGTTTTGCAGCGATGAGAGGAGTAGTTTCTTTGGCTGCCGCACTTTCAATTCCTGTTTATATCAGTCCGGGAGAAGCCTTTCCGCACAGAAATATTATTCTGTTTGTAACTTTTGTGATTATACTGATTACTTTGGTGGGGCAAGGATTGTTGCTTGCACCAATTTTAAAATTCCTAAAAATTGAAGATGCAGGAAGTGAACTTCCGGAAGAAAAGCAGGAGGCTATTTTAATGAAAAAATTAAAAGAAACCGCGCTTCAAAAACTGACTTCAGATTTTTCAGAATTATCAGAAAGTAACAGTCTCGTAAAACATCAGATTTATAAACTGGAAAACGAAATGAAATTAATTGCCGATAAAACTCAATGTATGGGTTCTGCAGTAGATTATGCAACCGCAATGAATGAAAATAAAGATGTTTTACGACAAGTCATTCAGGCGCAGAGAAACGAACTCCACCGTATGAAACGTGAAAAGATTTTTGACGATCATGTGATGAGAACTATCGAAATGCAACTCGATTTTGATGAAGCTAAGATTACAGGTTTTGCACATTAAATTTAGAGTTTATTGATTTCGAAAATAGTTGAAATTATTTACGTTTAAAATATTTTGCTTTAATTTATAAGCCACGAATGCACGAATTTTTTTCATATTTGCTAAGTACATTTGTGCATTCGTGGCAAAAAAATAAATTAATAAATTAGTCGTAATGGTTTAAATTAAATATTGACTCATGCAAATTTTACTGATAAAAGATTATTTCTAAATTTTTAATCTGTAAAATCAGCAAGAATTATATGTATAGAGTTTAGATTATTAAAACTTAAAATATTTTATGAATATGAAATTCAAATCTCTACAACCAATTTTATGGACTGAAAATTTAGATGAAACCATCGGTTTTTATCTTCATATTTTAGGATTTACTTTAAATGAGAGAAATGACGATTGGCAATGGGCTTCTTTACAAAAAGATGGTATTCAGATGATGATTTCAAAGCCTAATCAACATGAGAAATTAAACAGCATCGGTTTTTCCGGCTCGTTTTATTTTAATGTGGAAAATGTAGATGTGGTATGGGAAAATTTAAAAACAAAAGCCAATATTTGCTACGAAATTGAAACCTTCGAATGGGGAATGAGAGAGTTTGCCATCTATGATAACAACGGATATATTCTGCAATTTGCTCAACCTGCGTCAGAAATTAGCAGAGAGGAATAAAATTTGCTATTTTTGATGAAATTTTAGAAATAAAAATGAAAAACAGAATAATTGTAGGTTGTGCAGGACTACTTTTGGCAGCATCTTTTATGGTAGTGTCTTGTAAAAACGACGAAAAAATATTGACTTCTCTGGCTGATTATAATGCATCAATGGAAACTACAGGTTATCATTTTGGCGACAAGTTAGATCTTCCCAAAGATGTTTTAGAAACTGCAGAAAGCATCACTATCAGTTTTGGAGAAAAAGAATCTACAAGCCTTGTTGTAGACCCAAAATATTTTATGTTAGGTGATAATGCGGTAACTTTTAATATTAAAACGAAAGGCGGCGAAACTTTATATCAGGATGCTACAATTAATGTTTACAGCAAAAGCCCTGAACAAAATTTAAACTATGAAGTGGTTGCAGAATATCCGCACGATCCTAAAAACTTTACACAAGGGTTTCAGCTTGATGGAAATACAGTTTATGAAAGCGAAGGACAATACGGTTCATCAAGATTAATTACCTACAAACTTGGAGAAAATACTCCGATTAAAGAAACAAAACAACCTGATGATGTTTTTTCTGAAGGAAGTACAATTGCAGGAGATAAAGTGTATCAGCTGACTTGGGAAAACAAAAAAGGATTTGTTTACGACAAAAGTACTTTAAGCATGGTTTCTGAATTTGCTTATCCCGATATGATGGTGAAAGGTTGGGGTTTAACGTATGACGGCAAAAATCTTATCGCTTCAGACGGAACCAAAAATCTATATTTTTTAGATAAAAATGATCCTTCGAAAATGGTTAAATACATTTCTGTAGCAGGAAATACTTCAGTATACGACCAATTAAACGAGCTGGAATATTACAAAGGATTTATCTATGCAAACGTTTGGCACAAACCTATTATTTTAAAAATTAATCCTGCAAACGGCGAAGTGGTAGGGAAATTTGATTTTACAAAAATTGCTGATCCTTTTACTAAAGCAGACAGCGAAAATGTATTGAACGGAATCGCTTTCAAAGGTGATAACATGCTTGTGACAGGAAAAAAATGGTCTAAAATTTATGAAGTTGCTATCAAATAGTTAAAATTGAAAGCAAGTTCAGATTGAATAAAATAAAGTATGTAAATTGGTAGCGTTCCTTTTGGAGCGCTATCTTTGTAAAAAAGTTTTTTTGAAATTAATATCTCTCTTTCTGGTTTTGGTTTTCTGTTCGGTTTCTGCGCAGAAAGTACTTCCTTTTGATACCTTAAAGCTTAAGGAAACGAAAGATATGTTTTCAGACGATTACGGAAATCTCTATCTGTACCGAAACAAAGATTTCAGTTTTACCAAATATGATTCTCTGGGAAAACAATTAGGCAAACTGATGTTTACTGTTCCGTTTAAAGTTCAGGAAATACAAAATCCTTTAACGGTGGCACTTTTTTCTGAAAATGCACAGGAAATGAAATTTGTAGATCAAAATCTTAATGAAATTCAGAAGATTGATTTTAAACAAAAATTCAGCTTTATAAAACATGCTTATGCAGAAGATCTGCAACAGATTTGGTTGCTGGATGAAAGTACAAAACGTCTTCTTCAGTATAATTTCAGAAACGAAACAACCATCAATTCCTTTCCTTTTGATGCCAGTTTCGATGAGGTGATTGATCTTTTGGTTTTTGAAACGAAGGTTTATATTTTATCTAAAAATCAGTTCAGAGTGTATAATTTAAAGTTCGAAAAACTCTTTGAAGCTCCTGTAGAAAATGCAAAACGCTTCCGCAGAGAAAACGAAGTGATTTTAATTATTGCTAAAAATACCATATTCAAATATAATCCTGAGAAAGGTTTAACCAAAATTTTTGACGATCCCGACGCACAAATTGTGGATAAAAATTCGCTGTCATATTTTGAAATAAAAGGCAACAAACTCTATCTTTACACCCTTGAAGATATCGCTGATATTAAAAAACTTAAAGAAGCGGAAAACCAGAAAAAAGAACTTGAAAAATCCATCGAAAAATTGGAAAAAGAAAAGTCTGAAAAATCAGATATTCTTAAAATAATGGATGAAATTCAGGATTTAGGCTTTTAGATTTTAACATTTCAAAATAAAGAGACAGAAATATGCATATTGCAGTTACAGGAAACATTGGTGCAGGAAAAACTACTTTAACGACGATGCTTGCCAAACATTACGGTTGGGATGCCCAGTTTGAAGACGTAGATCACAATCCTTATCTGGAAGATTTTTACGCAGACATGAGTAAGTGGAGTTTTGCTTTGCAGATTTATTTTCTGGGCAGCAGATTCCGTCAGGTAAAAGAGATCAGAGAAAGCGGGAAAAACATTATTCAGGATCGTACGATCTATGAAGATGCGCATATTTTTGCAGAAAACCTGAATGATATGAAGCTCTTGTCGGATAGAGATTTCAAAAACTATGCATCGCTTTTTGATTTGATGAAAACTTTTGTTTCGGCACCCGATTTGCTTATTTATCTTAAATCTGACGTGCCCAATCTGGTAAAAAAAATCTATAAAAGAGGAAGGGAATATGAAGCTTCAATCAGTATTGAATATCTTTCTAAGCTGAATCAGAAGTACGAAAAATGGATTTCAAATTATACAGAAGGTAAACTATTGATTATCGATGTTGATAATCTTGATTTTGTAGAAAAACCGGAAGATTTCGGCTTTATTTTAGAAAAAATAGATGCTGAACTGAATGGTTTGTTTTAAAATAATCTAGCTTAAATTTTATTATGATGATTAAGGTCTTACACAACGGAAGCTGTTCAAAATCTAATGCTGTTTTAGAGTATTTAGACGAAAATGGTGTTCAGTTTGAAATCTTCAATATCGTAGAAGACCCATTAAGTGTTTTGGAACTGAAAACGGTTTTGAAAAAACTGAATCAAAGTGTTTTTCATATCATCAGAAAAGAAGAGAAATTATATCTTGAAAAATTTGCAGGAAAAGATCATTCTGAAGAAGAGTGGCTTCAGATTTTATCTGAAAATCCTTCTCTAATACAAAGACCAATCATTATAAAAGGTTCGGTTGCGATGTTGGGAAGACCTCTCGAAAATGTGAAATTCTTCATAGAAAAATAGATTTTAAATCTACATAAAATAAAAAAGGTTAGTTTATAAACTAACCTTTTTCTATTTTTGAATTTTATTCAGCTTACAACAAAATTACATTTTCTATTGTTGCAACTTCTTTATAAATACGAACTACCTGATCTGCATCCAAAACAAAAGCATTGATGTTGCATGCCGTATATTTTCCGTTCTTGCTTTCGCGGTTTCCCAGTGTAAACTTTATACCGTCGAAAACTTTATAAATTTCTGTAAGCTTCGCATCATCTGTCGGAATAATAAATTTAAACAGATAATCTTCCGGAAAATCATGATTGTTTTCTAGTTTTTCCTTTAATGATTTATAAAATTCGTCAGGATTTTTGTTTTCATTTCCTTGTAATATTTCCATCTTCTTCCTTAATTATATATAAATTTAATGAAAATTGAGCTATTTTCCAAATGGCGCAAGCAACGACGCCGAGTTTTGCTTCTCATGATCTTCGATGATATTAAAAAGACCGTTTACAATTTGCTCTGAAGCCAACATGCTCAATCCACCTGCGTTGACATTGGTTTTATTTCCACCTAAAAGACTTCCCAAAAGATTGCTTCCCGATAATGCAGTGTTGATGGTTTTTACGATGCCATATTTATTAAGTTCCTGCTCAACTCTTGGTGCAATTGCTGCAACAAGTTGTGTCTGAGTTTTTTCTTTCAAGATTAAAGTGGCAGTTCCTTTTTCACCCTGAATAATTCTGGTTACATCTTGTGCATTAAGACTATTTACTGCTGTTTCTAAGATTGGTTTTGAAATACCTACTGTGTAAACTGCCGCTTCAGCAATGTATTCTCTCTCTTTCGCAACGATTGAAGGAGCTATTTTTTCTAAAGTAGTATTGATGTCTCTCAACTCTTTAGGTAGCGCTTTGTCTACTAAATTGTTTTGTAAGAAAGCTTCCTTGTTGCCGTAAATATTTGCTCCTTTGTTGATTCCGCCTAATAAAACTCTTTTAATGACTGCTAATCCCAAATCTGAAGTAGCAAGGGTAGAGCAAGAATTTAAACTTGTGGTAATCACTGCACCTGTTCCGAAGATTAA
Above is a genomic segment from Chryseobacterium mulctrae containing:
- a CDS encoding Na+/H+ antiporter, which produces MIHDYVIISIAVLLSVMILVMVGQKLKVAYPIFLVIAGLLVSFIPGMPQIEIEPDLVFLIFLPPILFEAAWFTSWQDFHKWRKQIFSMAFGLVFLTSIVVAYLSSSIIPGLTVAMGFLLGGVNSPPDAVAATSVLKNMKIPKKITTILEGESLINDASSLIVFKFALAAVISGQFIFREAVTDFFTMAIGGVAVGIGAGLVFGKFLRLIPSNSNIDTVITLIVPYVMYVAAEHFHFSGVLAVVAGGLLMSYNSHCYLSHTSRIQTGNVWSVVIFLMNTIIFILIGLELPIVVGAMKDYTISEGIFYSIVIGGAIIFTRLAYSYAIVYVPRLLSKKVRQENPKPDWKEPFIISFAAMRGVVSLAAALSIPVYISPGEAFPHRNIILFVTFVIILITLVGQGLLLAPILKFLKIEDAGSELPEEKQEAILMKKLKETALQKLTSDFSELSESNSLVKHQIYKLENEMKLIADKTQCMGSAVDYATAMNENKDVLRQVIQAQRNELHRMKREKIFDDHVMRTIEMQLDFDEAKITGFAH
- a CDS encoding VOC family protein: MKFKSLQPILWTENLDETIGFYLHILGFTLNERNDDWQWASLQKDGIQMMISKPNQHEKLNSIGFSGSFYFNVENVDVVWENLKTKANICYEIETFEWGMREFAIYDNNGYILQFAQPASEISREE
- a CDS encoding glutaminyl-peptide cyclotransferase, with product MKNRIIVGCAGLLLAASFMVVSCKNDEKILTSLADYNASMETTGYHFGDKLDLPKDVLETAESITISFGEKESTSLVVDPKYFMLGDNAVTFNIKTKGGETLYQDATINVYSKSPEQNLNYEVVAEYPHDPKNFTQGFQLDGNTVYESEGQYGSSRLITYKLGENTPIKETKQPDDVFSEGSTIAGDKVYQLTWENKKGFVYDKSTLSMVSEFAYPDMMVKGWGLTYDGKNLIASDGTKNLYFLDKNDPSKMVKYISVAGNTSVYDQLNELEYYKGFIYANVWHKPIILKINPANGEVVGKFDFTKIADPFTKADSENVLNGIAFKGDNMLVTGKKWSKIYEVAIK
- a CDS encoding deoxynucleoside kinase yields the protein MHIAVTGNIGAGKTTLTTMLAKHYGWDAQFEDVDHNPYLEDFYADMSKWSFALQIYFLGSRFRQVKEIRESGKNIIQDRTIYEDAHIFAENLNDMKLLSDRDFKNYASLFDLMKTFVSAPDLLIYLKSDVPNLVKKIYKRGREYEASISIEYLSKLNQKYEKWISNYTEGKLLIIDVDNLDFVEKPEDFGFILEKIDAELNGLF
- a CDS encoding ArsC/Spx/MgsR family protein, which encodes MIKVLHNGSCSKSNAVLEYLDENGVQFEIFNIVEDPLSVLELKTVLKKLNQSVFHIIRKEEKLYLEKFAGKDHSEEEWLQILSENPSLIQRPIIIKGSVAMLGRPLENVKFFIEK
- a CDS encoding DUF493 family protein, whose translation is MEILQGNENKNPDEFYKSLKEKLENNHDFPEDYLFKFIIPTDDAKLTEIYKVFDGIKFTLGNRESKNGKYTACNINAFVLDADQVVRIYKEVATIENVILL
- a CDS encoding DUF4197 family protein, with the protein product MKKYIITAALIFGTGAVITTSLNSCSTLATSDLGLAVIKRVLLGGINKGANIYGNKEAFLQNNLVDKALPKELRDINTTLEKIAPSIVAKEREYIAEAAVYTVGISKPILETAVNSLNAQDVTRIIQGEKGTATLILKEKTQTQLVAAIAPRVEQELNKYGIVKTINTALSGSNLLGSLLGGNKTNVNAGGLSMLASEQIVNGLFNIIEDHEKQNSASLLAPFGK